From Xylanibacter oryzae DSM 17970, a single genomic window includes:
- the rpmJ gene encoding 50S ribosomal protein L36, with product MKTKASLKKRTPECKIVRRKGRLFVINKKNPKYKLRQG from the coding sequence ATGAAGACAAAAGCATCACTGAAGAAACGCACACCGGAATGTAAAATTGTCCGTCGCAAAGGTCGTTTGTTCGTTATTAACAAAAAGAACCCTAAGTACAAGTTGCGTCAGGGTTAA
- a CDS encoding DNA-directed RNA polymerase subunit alpha — translation MAILAFQKPDKVVMLEADDKFGKFEFRPLEPGFGVTVGNALRRILLSSLEGYAINTIRIAGVEHEFSSVPGVKEDVTNIILNLKQVRFKQVVEEFENEKVSITVENSTEFKAGDIGKYLTGFEVLNPEMVICHLDAKASMQIDLTINKGRGYVPSDENREYCTDANVIPIDSIYTPIRNVKYSVEPFRVEQKTDYDKLVIDVTTDGSINPKDALKEAAKILIYHFMLFSDEKITLETGENENNQEFDEEVLHMRQLLKTKLVDMNLSVRALNCLKAADVETLGDLVQYNKTDLLKFRNFGKKSLTELDDLLESLNLSFGTDISKYKLDKD, via the coding sequence ATGGCGATATTAGCATTTCAAAAACCTGATAAAGTAGTAATGCTGGAGGCTGATGACAAGTTCGGTAAATTCGAATTTCGTCCATTAGAGCCTGGCTTTGGTGTTACCGTCGGTAACGCTTTACGCCGTATTCTTCTTTCATCGCTCGAGGGTTATGCTATTAACACAATCCGCATTGCGGGTGTGGAGCATGAGTTCTCATCAGTACCTGGTGTAAAGGAAGATGTAACCAACATTATCTTGAATCTGAAACAAGTAAGATTCAAGCAAGTAGTAGAAGAATTCGAGAATGAAAAAGTCAGTATCACCGTCGAGAATTCTACGGAATTTAAGGCTGGTGATATAGGTAAGTATCTGACTGGATTTGAAGTGTTAAACCCTGAAATGGTGATTTGTCATTTAGATGCCAAAGCTTCAATGCAGATTGATCTTACCATTAACAAAGGTCGCGGATATGTACCGTCTGATGAAAATCGCGAGTACTGCACCGATGCTAACGTAATTCCAATCGATTCTATTTACACTCCAATCCGTAATGTAAAATATTCAGTTGAGCCGTTCCGTGTTGAACAGAAAACTGACTATGACAAGCTTGTTATAGATGTAACAACGGATGGTTCCATCAACCCGAAGGATGCCCTTAAAGAGGCCGCAAAAATTTTGATTTATCATTTCATGTTGTTTTCTGATGAGAAAATCACTCTTGAAACAGGTGAAAATGAAAATAATCAAGAATTTGATGAAGAAGTTCTTCATATGCGTCAATTGTTAAAGACTAAACTCGTTGATATGAATCTGTCAGTACGTGCTCTCAATTGTTTGAAAGCTGCTGATGTAGAAACATTAGGCGATTTAGTACAGTACAATAAGACTGACCTCTTGAAGTTCCGTAACTTCGGTAAGAAATCGCTCACTGAGCTTGATGATTTGCTCGAGAGTCTGAATCTATCGTTTGGAACCGATATTTCTAAATATAAATTAGATAAAGATTAA
- the rplQ gene encoding 50S ribosomal protein L17 codes for MRHNKKFNHLSRTASHRNAMLANMAISLIMHKRITTTLAKAKALKKYVEPMITRSKEDTTNSRRVVFRNLQNKFAVTELFKEVSAKVADRPGGYTRIIKLGSRQGDAASICFIELVDYDENMAKTNKPVAKKTRRAGKKATAKVEETVVEAPKAEEAKTEEAPKAE; via the coding sequence ATGAGACACAATAAGAAATTCAACCACTTGAGTCGTACTGCATCTCACCGTAATGCGATGCTTGCAAACATGGCAATATCTCTGATCATGCACAAAAGAATCACTACGACTCTTGCCAAAGCAAAGGCTTTGAAAAAATATGTAGAACCTATGATAACACGTTCTAAAGAAGATACAACTAATTCACGTCGTGTTGTCTTTCGTAATCTGCAAAATAAATTTGCTGTTACGGAACTCTTCAAGGAAGTCTCTGCTAAAGTGGCTGATCGTCCAGGAGGATACACTCGTATAATCAAATTAGGATCTCGCCAAGGAGATGCAGCTTCAATTTGTTTTATTGAACTTGTTGACTATGATGAAAACATGGCAAAGACAAATAAACCAGTTGCAAAGAAAACTCGTCGTGCAGGTAAGAAAGCTACTGCTAAAGTAGAAGAAACTGTCGTAGAGGCTCCAAAAGCAGAAGAAGCAAAAACTGAAGAAGCTCCAAAAGCTGAATAA
- the gdhA gene encoding NADP-specific glutamate dehydrogenase → MEVKKIMQDLEQKHPGEAEYLQAVKEVLISIKDVYNQHPEFEKAKIIERIVEPERILTFRVPWVDDKGEVHVNIGYRVQFNSAIGPYKGGLRFHPSVNLSILKFLGFEQTFKNSLTTLPMGGGKGGSDFSIRGKSDNEVMRFCQAFMTELFKVIGPETDIPAGDIGVGAREIGYLFGMYKKLTHQWNGVITGKGLEWGGSRIRPEATGFGALYFVNQMLQTHNIDIKGKTIAVSGFGNVAWGAVTKATQLGAKVITISGPDGYIYDPDGICGEKIDYMLELRATGNDVCAPYAEMFSGAKFIPNKRPWEVKCDIALPCATQNELNGNDADILLANHPICVAEVSNMGCTAEAVEKFVKAKQLFAPGKAVNAGGVATSGLEMTQNAIRLSWSSDEVDEKLHQIMHSIHEQCVKYGKLNDGYIDYVKGANIAGFMKVANAMMAQGIV, encoded by the coding sequence ATGGAAGTTAAGAAAATAATGCAAGACTTGGAGCAAAAACACCCAGGTGAGGCAGAATATCTGCAGGCAGTAAAAGAGGTCCTAATTTCAATTAAAGATGTATATAACCAGCACCCTGAATTTGAAAAGGCAAAAATTATTGAAAGAATAGTAGAACCTGAAAGGATTCTTACTTTCCGTGTACCATGGGTAGATGATAAAGGAGAGGTACATGTAAACATTGGTTATAGAGTGCAGTTTAATAGCGCGATTGGACCTTACAAAGGTGGACTGAGATTCCATCCTTCAGTAAATCTTTCTATTCTTAAGTTCTTGGGATTCGAGCAAACTTTCAAGAATTCACTTACTACTTTGCCTATGGGTGGTGGCAAAGGTGGATCAGATTTCTCAATAAGAGGAAAAAGTGATAATGAAGTTATGAGATTCTGTCAAGCTTTTATGACAGAACTTTTTAAGGTTATAGGTCCAGAAACAGACATCCCTGCTGGTGATATAGGTGTAGGTGCCAGAGAAATAGGATATCTATTTGGTATGTACAAAAAACTAACTCATCAATGGAATGGTGTTATAACAGGTAAAGGACTTGAATGGGGTGGTTCTAGAATAAGGCCAGAAGCAACAGGATTCGGTGCCCTTTATTTTGTAAATCAAATGTTACAAACGCATAATATAGATATTAAAGGTAAAACTATTGCTGTGAGTGGTTTTGGCAATGTAGCATGGGGAGCTGTGACCAAGGCTACACAACTTGGTGCAAAGGTTATAACTATTTCTGGTCCTGATGGCTATATATATGATCCAGACGGAATTTGTGGAGAGAAAATAGATTATATGCTTGAGCTTCGCGCCACTGGTAATGATGTCTGTGCACCGTATGCGGAAATGTTTTCTGGGGCTAAGTTTATTCCAAACAAACGTCCTTGGGAAGTTAAGTGCGATATAGCATTACCGTGTGCTACACAGAATGAACTGAATGGCAATGATGCTGATATTCTACTAGCTAATCACCCTATATGTGTAGCTGAGGTTTCTAATATGGGATGTACTGCAGAAGCTGTCGAAAAATTCGTAAAAGCTAAACAATTGTTTGCCCCTGGCAAAGCTGTAAACGCTGGTGGTGTTGCTACCTCTGGATTGGAGATGACACAAAATGCGATACGCCTTAGTTGGAGTTCAGATGAAGTTGATGAAAAATTGCATCAAATTATGCATAGCATACACGAGCAATGTGTAAAATATGGTAAACTTAATGATGGATATATCGACTATGTCAAAGGTGCTAACATAGCTGGATTCATGAAAGTTGCAAACGCAATGATGGCTCAAGGTATTGTGTAA
- the rpsM gene encoding 30S ribosomal protein S13 yields the protein MAIRIVGVDLPQNKRGEIALTYIYGIGRNSSAKILDKAGVSRDLKVSEWTDDQAAKIREIIGAGFKVEGDLRSEIQLNIKRLMDIGCYRGVRHRNGLPVRGQSTKNNARTRKGKKKTVANKKKATK from the coding sequence ATGGCAATAAGAATTGTTGGAGTAGATTTGCCCCAGAATAAGCGTGGCGAAATCGCATTGACTTATATCTATGGTATAGGTCGAAATAGTTCAGCAAAGATATTGGATAAGGCAGGCGTAAGTCGTGACCTGAAAGTCAGCGAATGGACTGATGACCAGGCAGCTAAAATCCGTGAAATTATCGGCGCTGGATTCAAAGTAGAAGGTGATCTCCGTTCAGAGATCCAGTTGAACATTAAGCGACTGATGGATATTGGTTGTTATCGTGGAGTTCGTCATCGTAATGGTCTTCCGGTTCGCGGTCAGAGCACAAAAAATAATGCTCGTACACGTAAAGGCAAGAAGAAGACTGTTGCTAATAAGAAAAAGGCTACTAAATAA
- the infA gene encoding translation initiation factor IF-1 → MAKQSAIEQDGTIVEALSNAMFRVELENGHEITAHISGKMRMHYIKILPGDKVKVEMSPYDLSKGRIVFRYK, encoded by the coding sequence ATGGCAAAACAATCCGCTATCGAGCAAGACGGAACAATCGTAGAAGCATTATCAAATGCAATGTTTCGAGTAGAATTGGAAAATGGACATGAGATAACAGCGCACATCTCTGGTAAGATGAGAATGCACTATATCAAAATTTTACCCGGAGATAAAGTAAAGGTTGAAATGAGTCCTTATGATTTATCAAAAGGTAGAATAGTATTTAGATACAAATAA
- the rpsD gene encoding 30S ribosomal protein S4 yields the protein MARYTGPKSKIARRFGEPIFGADKVLSRRNFPPGQHGNNRRRKLSEYGVMLAEKQKAKYTYGVLERQFRNMFAKAAKSDGITGEVLLQDLESRLDNVVFRLGMAPTRAAARQLVGHKHIVVDGKVVSIPSYSVKPGQIIAVREKAKSLEVIDAALAGFNHSKYPWIEWDENTKSGKFLHKPERADIPENIKEQLIVELYSK from the coding sequence ATGGCAAGATATACAGGACCGAAATCAAAAATTGCACGTCGTTTTGGTGAACCAATATTCGGCGCAGACAAAGTTTTGTCCAGAAGGAACTTCCCTCCTGGACAGCATGGCAACAACCGTCGTAGAAAACTCTCTGAGTATGGTGTCATGTTGGCAGAGAAGCAAAAGGCAAAATATACATATGGAGTTCTCGAACGTCAGTTTCGTAACATGTTTGCTAAAGCAGCAAAGTCAGATGGTATTACCGGTGAGGTTCTTCTTCAGGACCTTGAGAGTCGTCTAGATAATGTTGTATTCCGTTTGGGAATGGCGCCAACACGTGCAGCAGCTCGCCAATTGGTAGGTCACAAACATATAGTAGTTGACGGTAAAGTTGTATCAATTCCTTCTTATTCAGTTAAACCAGGTCAGATTATAGCAGTACGCGAAAAGGCTAAATCATTAGAAGTCATAGATGCTGCGCTTGCTGGTTTTAACCACAGTAAGTATCCTTGGATTGAGTGGGATGAGAATACTAAGAGTGGTAAGTTCTTGCATAAGCCAGAACGTGCCGACATTCCAGAGAATATAAAGGAACAATTAATCGTTGAGTTGTACTCTAAATAA
- a CDS encoding O-acetylhomoserine aminocarboxypropyltransferase/cysteine synthase family protein translates to MKKNLKTSTLCVQAGWEPKNGEPRVLPIIQSTTFKYDNSEEMAMLFDLKKEGFFYTRLQNPTNDAVAKKIAALEGGVGAMLTSSGQAANFYAVFNICEAGDHIIASNEIYGGTFNLFGVTMKKLGIECTFVNPESSEDEIQKAFKPNTKLVFGETISNPGCNVLDIEKFSRIAHKNGVPLLVDNTFATPINCRPFEWGCDIVTHSTTKYMDGHATSVGGAIVDSGNFNWDAYADKFPGLCTPDESYHGLTYTKAFGKLAYITKLVAQLMRDLGSIPSPNNSFLLNLGLETLHLRVPQHCKNAQKVAEFLKDDTRVAWIHYCGLKDDKCYELGQKYMPNGSCGVIAFGLKGNRDTAIKFMDSLEMINIVTHVADARTCVLHPASHTHRQLTEKQLKAAGIAPDLIRISVGIENIEDILDDIKQALDKI, encoded by the coding sequence ATGAAAAAGAATTTGAAGACATCCACCTTATGTGTACAAGCTGGATGGGAACCAAAAAATGGAGAACCAAGGGTATTGCCTATAATACAGAGTACTACTTTCAAATATGACAACAGTGAAGAAATGGCTATGTTGTTTGACCTGAAAAAAGAAGGTTTTTTCTATACAAGATTACAGAATCCGACAAATGATGCAGTGGCTAAAAAGATTGCGGCACTGGAAGGCGGTGTTGGGGCAATGCTAACTTCATCTGGACAGGCTGCAAATTTTTATGCTGTATTTAATATATGTGAGGCCGGTGACCATATTATTGCTTCTAACGAAATTTATGGTGGAACGTTCAACCTTTTTGGAGTTACTATGAAAAAGTTAGGTATTGAATGTACTTTCGTTAATCCAGAAAGCAGTGAAGATGAAATACAAAAGGCATTTAAGCCTAATACTAAATTAGTATTTGGTGAAACTATTTCTAACCCTGGATGCAATGTTCTTGATATTGAGAAATTCTCAAGAATTGCTCACAAGAATGGCGTTCCTCTTTTAGTGGACAATACTTTTGCTACTCCTATAAATTGTCGCCCTTTTGAATGGGGGTGTGATATAGTAACTCATTCTACTACAAAATATATGGATGGACATGCTACCTCTGTTGGTGGTGCTATTGTTGATAGTGGCAATTTCAATTGGGACGCATACGCCGACAAATTTCCAGGCCTTTGCACACCTGATGAGTCATACCACGGACTTACTTACACTAAAGCTTTCGGTAAATTAGCATACATCACTAAATTAGTAGCTCAACTGATGCGTGACCTTGGTTCTATACCTAGTCCTAACAATTCATTCTTGCTTAATTTAGGACTGGAGACTTTGCATTTGCGCGTTCCTCAGCATTGTAAGAATGCACAAAAAGTGGCTGAGTTTTTGAAAGATGACACTCGCGTGGCTTGGATACATTACTGCGGACTAAAGGATGACAAGTGTTATGAACTAGGTCAAAAATACATGCCCAACGGCTCTTGTGGGGTTATAGCTTTCGGACTTAAGGGCAACAGAGATACAGCAATAAAATTCATGGATTCTCTTGAGATGATTAATATAGTAACTCATGTTGCTGACGCACGCACTTGCGTACTGCATCCGGCCAGTCACACACACCGCCAGTTAACAGAGAAACAGTTGAAAGCAGCTGGAATAGCTCCTGACTTGATTCGCATATCTGTTGGTATTGAGAATATTGAGGATATATTAGATGACATAAAACAGGCTTTGGACAAAATTTAA
- the rpsK gene encoding 30S ribosomal protein S11: MAKKTATSKKRNVKVDAMGQLHVHSSFNNIIVSLANSEGQIISWSSAGKMGFRGSKKNTPYAAQMAAEDCSKIAFDLGLRKVKAFVKGPGNGRESAIRAVHSAGIEVTEIVDVTPLPHNGCRPPKRRRV; the protein is encoded by the coding sequence ATGGCAAAGAAAACAGCAACATCAAAGAAAAGAAACGTAAAGGTTGATGCTATGGGACAGTTACATGTCCATAGTTCATTCAACAATATTATCGTGTCTTTAGCAAATAGCGAAGGCCAGATTATTTCATGGTCTTCTGCAGGAAAAATGGGATTCCGTGGTTCTAAGAAGAATACCCCTTATGCAGCACAGATGGCAGCAGAGGATTGCTCAAAGATCGCTTTTGATCTTGGCTTACGTAAAGTAAAGGCATTCGTTAAAGGTCCAGGAAATGGTCGTGAATCAGCCATACGTGCCGTACATTCAGCAGGTATAGAAGTTACTGAAATTGTTGATGTAACTCCATTACCACATAATGGATGCCGTCCTCCAAAGAGACGAAGAGTATAA
- a CDS encoding PEP/pyruvate-binding domain-containing protein — MENKIPQEWNRFYLKDVSFVNLMTRRIFNVLIVANPYDAFMLEDDGRVDEKIFNEYTELGLRYPPTFTQVSTIDEASHVLKSTNVDLVICMPGNADNDAFAVARAIKDSFSDIPCVVLTPFSHGITKRMENEDLSIFEYVFCWLGNTNLILSIIKLIEDKMNIEHDIREAGVQMILLVEDSIRFYSSVLPNLYNYILAQSQRFATEALNPHIAALRMRGRPKVVLARNYEEAINIYNKYSDNTLGVISDCRFPVNGEKDSEAGLKLLTEIRNKDEYIPLILQSSETENKNKITKQGFRFIDKNSKKMNIDLRNILAEHMGFGDFIFRDPKTHAEIMRIHNLKELQDNIFNIPNDSMLYHVSRNHMSRWLCARAIFPVSAFLKNVTWHKLQDVNAHRQIIFDAIVQYRHMKNIGVVAVFRRDQFDSYSHFARIGDGSLGGKGRGLAFLDNIIKSHPEFNEFENANVSIPKTVVLCTDIFDEFMDSNNLYQIALSDRDDDEILHHFLKAKLPDRLVADFFTFFEATNSPIAIRSSSLLEDSHYQPFAGIYSTYMIPYLEDKYEMLSMLSSAIKGVYASVYYHDSKAYMTATSNLIDQEKMAVILQEVVGKQYGDHFYPNMSGVLRSINYYPIGDETSEEGVVSLALGLGKYIVDGGQTLRVSPYHPNQVLQTSEMETALRETQTQFYALDMKDVCDDFKVDDGFNIKRLRVKEADADGSLNYIASTFDPHDQIIRDGLYEGGRKIISFCGVLQQGVFPLPKILQMSMKYGQSSMRRPVEIEFACNVNADKTGDFYLLQIRPIVDSKQVLDQDLALINDEKCLLRSHKSLGHGICDDVIDVVYVKTDDDFSAANNLYIADDIEKINRTFLNDGKTYILIGPGRWGSSDYWLGIPVKWPHISAARVIVEISLANYHVDPSQGTHFFQNLTSFGVGYFTINANVGDGIFRKDILDSMPAVEETKYVRHVRFTKPLKIMMDGMKQEGVILYK, encoded by the coding sequence ATGGAAAATAAAATACCACAAGAATGGAATCGTTTTTATCTTAAAGATGTCTCTTTCGTTAACCTTATGACCAGACGCATCTTCAATGTCTTGATTGTGGCCAATCCTTATGATGCTTTCATGCTTGAAGATGATGGTAGAGTGGATGAAAAGATATTTAATGAATACACTGAATTAGGTTTGCGCTATCCCCCTACATTTACCCAGGTCAGTACTATAGATGAAGCATCTCATGTTCTTAAATCTACAAATGTAGATCTTGTGATATGCATGCCGGGTAATGCAGATAACGATGCCTTTGCTGTTGCTCGTGCAATTAAAGACAGCTTTTCTGATATTCCATGCGTAGTACTTACCCCTTTTTCTCATGGTATAACAAAAAGGATGGAGAATGAAGATCTTTCAATTTTTGAATATGTATTTTGTTGGTTAGGAAATACTAATCTGATACTTTCAATTATCAAACTTATAGAGGATAAAATGAACATCGAACACGATATACGTGAAGCCGGTGTACAGATGATATTATTGGTAGAAGATAGTATAAGATTCTATTCTTCTGTACTTCCCAATCTCTATAATTATATTTTAGCTCAAAGCCAACGTTTTGCAACAGAGGCACTTAATCCACATATAGCAGCACTTAGAATGCGTGGCCGACCAAAAGTGGTACTGGCCCGGAATTATGAGGAGGCAATAAATATATACAACAAATATTCTGACAATACACTCGGGGTAATATCAGATTGTCGTTTTCCTGTTAATGGTGAGAAAGATTCAGAGGCCGGATTAAAACTTTTAACTGAAATTCGTAATAAAGATGAATATATACCTCTTATATTGCAAAGCTCAGAAACAGAAAATAAAAATAAAATAACGAAGCAAGGTTTCAGATTCATAGACAAGAACTCTAAGAAAATGAATATCGATCTACGCAATATACTGGCAGAACATATGGGTTTTGGAGATTTTATTTTCCGTGATCCCAAAACGCATGCAGAAATAATGCGTATTCACAATCTGAAGGAACTACAGGATAATATATTCAATATACCTAATGATTCTATGCTTTACCATGTGTCTCGTAATCACATGAGTCGCTGGTTGTGTGCCCGTGCTATATTTCCAGTCTCTGCATTCCTTAAAAATGTCACATGGCATAAGTTGCAGGATGTTAATGCGCATAGACAAATTATATTTGATGCCATTGTACAATATCGTCACATGAAGAATATAGGAGTGGTAGCAGTGTTTCGTCGTGATCAATTTGATAGCTACTCACATTTCGCCAGAATAGGTGACGGTTCATTAGGAGGAAAGGGTAGAGGTCTTGCTTTTCTTGACAATATAATAAAAAGTCATCCTGAATTCAATGAATTTGAAAATGCCAATGTCTCAATACCAAAGACTGTAGTGTTGTGCACAGATATATTTGATGAATTTATGGATAGTAACAATCTCTATCAGATTGCGCTTAGTGATAGAGATGATGATGAAATATTGCATCATTTCCTAAAAGCAAAGCTTCCAGACCGTTTGGTCGCCGATTTCTTTACATTCTTTGAAGCGACCAACAGTCCTATTGCTATACGTTCATCCAGCCTGTTGGAAGATTCTCACTATCAGCCATTTGCAGGTATTTATTCAACTTATATGATACCCTATCTTGAGGATAAGTATGAAATGTTGAGTATGCTGTCAAGTGCTATAAAGGGAGTATATGCATCAGTATATTATCATGATTCCAAGGCATATATGACAGCTACTAGTAACCTGATAGATCAAGAAAAAATGGCTGTTATCTTACAAGAGGTTGTTGGCAAACAGTATGGAGATCATTTCTATCCTAATATGAGTGGAGTATTACGCTCTATAAACTATTATCCAATCGGTGACGAAACATCCGAAGAAGGTGTCGTAAGTTTAGCATTAGGCTTAGGCAAATATATAGTAGATGGCGGACAAACCCTTAGAGTAAGTCCATATCATCCCAATCAGGTGTTGCAGACCAGTGAAATGGAAACAGCACTTCGTGAAACACAAACACAATTCTATGCACTTGACATGAAAGATGTTTGCGATGACTTTAAGGTAGATGATGGTTTTAATATAAAGCGTCTTCGTGTAAAGGAAGCAGATGCAGATGGATCATTAAACTACATAGCATCAACATTCGATCCACATGACCAGATAATTCGTGATGGTCTATATGAAGGTGGAAGAAAGATAATATCCTTCTGCGGAGTTTTACAGCAAGGAGTATTTCCTTTACCAAAAATTTTGCAGATGTCTATGAAATATGGACAATCTAGTATGCGTCGTCCAGTAGAAATAGAATTTGCATGTAATGTAAATGCAGATAAAACAGGAGACTTTTATTTGCTTCAGATACGTCCTATTGTAGACAGTAAACAGGTTCTTGATCAGGATTTGGCATTGATTAACGATGAAAAATGTCTGCTTCGTTCTCATAAATCATTGGGACATGGCATTTGTGATGATGTAATTGATGTTGTATACGTAAAGACCGACGATGATTTTTCTGCTGCTAATAATCTATATATAGCTGATGATATAGAAAAAATAAACAGGACTTTTCTAAATGATGGCAAAACTTATATCCTTATAGGTCCTGGCCGTTGGGGATCTAGCGATTATTGGCTGGGCATACCTGTAAAATGGCCACATATAAGTGCTGCGCGAGTTATTGTCGAAATAAGTCTGGCTAATTATCATGTAGATCCAAGTCAGGGAACTCACTTTTTCCAGAACCTAACAAGTTTTGGAGTGGGGTATTTCACTATAAATGCGAATGTAGGTGATGGCATATTCAGAAAAGACATACTAGATTCAATGCCGGCAGTAGAAGAAACTAAGTATGTACGGCATGTTCGTTTTACTAAACCTCTTAAAATAATGATGGACGGAATGAAACAAGAAGGAGTAATATTATATAAATAG